The Nostoc cf. commune SO-36 genomic sequence GGCGGGCTGCGCCTACGCGGAAGACTACTATCCAAACGGATGTATCAATCAGCAGCATGACGAGTCTCGCGCAGAGCTTTGTGGTCAAAGTCTGGGACTAACTGAATTTGTCCAGCGAGGTCGAAAAGGTTTCTCTTGCGGTGTGATGTTCCAGAAGAGTCAATTCGTGAACGCACAAGTTCTTGCAGAGCAAAATTCACTAGTTCTTCTTGAGTAGTGAAGTTGGTGAGTTGTAAGGCTTCGTTAAGGAGAGATTCATCATAAATAGTCAGCAAAATAATTCCCGTTGCTGTCTTGACATAGTAAATCAGACGATAGCCACCGCTTTTACCTTTTTGAGTGTCGCTATTTCCGACTCTTAACTTGAAGACCGTATAACCAACACCAGGTATTTGATCTCCTGGCAACTCTCCCTGTTCAAGTTGTTCGATGACGGGTTGTATATCATTCCGAATACTGCGATACTTCTTGGCAAGAGCGCGTAGATTTCGGTTGAATGTTGGCGAAGCTTCAACTTGAATGAAAGGCTGATCAGCCATTTTCCAGCCCTTCCCAAAGTTGAGCCACCGGGATAGTTTGCCCAGTCATGGCTTCGTGCCAAGCTTGCCGGAAATCTGCTAAGACTTCTGCTTGAGATTGATTATCTAGAACTTCCTCTTCTGGAATTAGAATAATAACTTCTACGCGGCTGTTTTTATCTGTTATGAGAGGATGATCTAAAATTATTTGTCCTTGCTCATTAATCGTTGCCATGACTTTAACTGCTTTCATTGCTATTCCAAAATGTTAAGTGGTAGTGGTTAGGTTAATGTCCAAGGCTTTTCCTAAACTTGACTTTCACGCTTTCGGCTCTAAAAGTTGAAAGATGGACTCACGACTAACCAGTTCAGTTGTTTCACCTTCAGCGATCGCTTGCTCCATTGCCACGTCTTCAATAATTTCTGCCAGAAATTCAGAAACTTCTTTTCGATTGTCACGAATTAATTCAATAATCGCGCTTTTCAAGATTTCCTTAAGTTGATCTGGGTTTATAGTAATCTCAGACATTCTGCCTCCATTAAGTTAGTTTGAGTTTGATAGATTGATTCCTAACGCTTCAAGCTGCTGATTGATCCAAGCCGTTGCTGTCGCTTCATCTGTTTCAATCGCTCGTTCTACTCCTGTTTTAGCAATTTCTAGCAGTTGCTTGGATTGCTCCCGCTTTTGGTGAGAGACTTCAACTTTGCTTCTGATTTTCTGCTGAACGGAATCTGGCGCATCCCAAACTTGAAATTGAGCAATTTCGTTGGGGTATAGCTCAATTTGCCCTGATGAACCTTTGAAATGCTTTTCAACGAATAGCTTTCCAATAATGCTATTGAGGTAAATCGACATATAAACCGGGTCAAGTAAATCAGTTCTAAGAATAGTGACGTGGTTATCTGGCAAAGCTTGTTGTTCGTAGAGATAAGGCGCACAGCGTCCAATTGTGCCAATACCTGTACCGTTTATTAGAACATCATCAGTTTTAATTGTAAGCGGATTATCATTTTCTGGCAGATAAGCATAGCGATTGTCTGTCAGGATTACTTCACCTTCTCGAACGTGCTTGGAGTTAACAACAAGTAAACCTAACTCATGCTCGTCTTCGTTCTCGATATATTGAGGTTGTTTTCCTCGTTGATTGAGGGTGAGTAAATCACCGAGGGGCGTTAGTTCAACTTTCTCTTCAAGTCGTTCAATGAGTTGGTCAAATTTTGGCTGGTAATACTCAGCGTCGAGGCGACTAGAGGACAGGAACGACTCGGCAAAACTCTTGATGGCAAAGGTTTCTTCCGTGGGCTGCCAATCATTCAAGCCAAGCTCCGACAATAGCAAATCTTCAGCTTGTTGATAGATTTCTTTTGCTTTCAATCTATCATAGTGTGCTTGTTCAAATAATTTTTTGAGTCCTGACTGAAATTCTGGATTCAACAAAGGAATTTTTACTGCTGCTAGTTCTTGAGCATTGACATTTGACTGGTTGATTGAAATTCTAGCCCGTCTTTTTATATCCCAAATTCCTAAACTAGAATTTAAGAATGCGACTAAATATTCAGGTAAAATCTTTGACTCATCAGTTCTTACTCGTATTAGATAAGATGCGAAAACCAAATTTTCATCTGATAAACTTCTAAAAATGCCTGTTCTTCCAACGAATTCAAAAGAATTTGTCCTATTGAATAGAATATCCCTGTCTTTGAGTTTGAAAGCTTCTATATCTACAGAAGAAATATCTGCAAACTTTGAAACATCGGTGTCGCAGAGCATATTATGAATTTCATTCATCCTGTATATTTTTGTGCCTTCACCTTCTTCATTCATCTCTATCGAGATTCCGTACTGCACAAAAGTTACGGTTTCAGCAACATCTACATAACTATAATTTGGATTTTGAATAGGTGGTCTTTTGTGAAATTCACTATCGATTCTAAAATCTTTATTTTCTAAGGTTTCACCAAGCAAAACTTCAATTGCTTCCAGCCCATCCATTAACTGCTGATACCTCACAGCATCAAACGGCGCAACAGATGGGCTGGATTCAAAAAAACTGAGCTTCTCCTTTTTGGCAAACTCAATAAACGCTTCTGCAATGCCGTCTTCCGTCAGTCCTTCGTGGTTATACAAATCATGATCCACCACTAAATGACCGTGAACGTCTTGCAAAAAATTGCCCTCCACCCCAACCACTCGCTGCATCGGAGAAGGCGGCATCAATTCGCCCAGTTCATCATCAGGCGGTGAAGTAGACGATGAAATTTTCCGCCACATCTTCTCCCCAGAATTATCCTTCCCCGATTTCCGCATCGTCGCAAAAAAGATGTTGTAGTCATCCTGTCGAGGGCAAAGTGCGCCCGCCTTCGGGTCGTCATTCCACTTCTGCACAAACAGCACCGAAGTCTTTGTACCCGTATGCGGCTTAAACGTATTGCCATGCAGCCCAACCACCGCCAAAATCCGGCAGCGTTCGGCAATAAAATCTCGAATATTTTTATCCGATGAATTGTTAAACCGTCCTTGAGGCAGCACGATCGCCATTCTACCTCCCGGTTTTAAAAAGTCCAAATTGCGCTCAATAAACAAAATATCGCGCCCTACCTTGCTTTGCCACTTACCATCCGGCTTCTTTGCCAAATCATAACGGGCAATCATGCGCGGTTCTTTGATATCTCCGGCAAAGGGCGGATTCGCCATCAACACATCAAACTGAAACCGTTGGTAGCTGCTTTTATCGGTGCGGAGCTTTTTCAACCGAGAGAACGCCCGATTGTAAGTATCATCCCAGTCTTCCTCTTTAGTAATTTCATCCCATAATTCATAATCCAGCGTATTCAGATGCAACACATTTTGTTCACCGTCCCCAGCAATCAGGTTTAGCGTTCGTGCCACCCGCACCGCCTTTTCATCAAAATCAATCGAAAATACCTTTTCCTTGACATACTCATCGCACTCTGGCGGCTTTGATTCAGCCGTAAACAGATGACTGGTTTCTCGTCCTTGATCGCGCATAATCTGCTTCCAGACATGAAACATCGTATGCACCGGAAACCCCGATGAACCCGCCGCCGTATCGATCATGTACTCATACTCTTGGGGATTGAGCATTTTCACGCACATATCAATTACATAGCGCGGCGTGAAATATTGCCCTTTATCCCCCTTGCTGCTTTGGTTAATCAAATACTCAAAGGCTTCATCGATTACATCCAGATTGGAGTTAAACAGCTTCACATTCTCCAATGACGACACACAAACCGACAAGTGCGAAGGTGTGAGGCTAATCTTGGCTCCTTCACTAAACACACCCTGCCACTTTTGTTTAGCTTTGTCGAATAAATCCTGAATCTTGGTTTTGAGCGCTGCTTCTGTCTGTCCTGTATTGCGAAACTCTAGAGAACGAGTTTTACGGCGGTTGCCCTGCCCAGAATACCACTCGTCATAGAGCTTGGTAAAAATCAGCTTAAATAGTTCCTCAAATACATCTACCCCAGCATTCGCCAGCACCTCGTCTTCCATTTCTTCGATCAGGGTTTTGAGGGATTTATTCTCTTTTAGCAACTTGTCATTGGCGATCAAGTCTTCCAGAGTAAACTTGATCTGAAGAATATCTGCCAGGGTTTGATTAGCGTTGGGCAAACTGGGGATATCTTCAAAATAATTGGGATCTTTGCGCTGGTAGTAGGAAATTTGATCGCCATTCGTCCAAATTGCGATCGGCGCACCCGTGGCATTACAATACGATCGCAACTGATCTTTCCCATCCTTTAGCTTCGGCTTTTTTAGCTCCACCAGCATATACACCGTGTTTGGACGATCTTTATCCATCACCACAATATCTGCCCGTTTCACCTCCCGCCCAAAGTTCACCCCATACTCAACTTGAATGCGACTGAGGGGATAGTGCAACCGTTGAGTCAAAACCTGTAAATATAGCTGCCGAATTGCTTCCTCTGGCGTAAGCTTAATTGCCTTCTGACGCACCAAACAAACGATATAAGGCACTTCGCCACTTTTGGTTGCTTTGGGAGTAATGCTCTGCTCTAACTGTTCAATTTCCGCCGCAGTAAACTGCGACAGTTTGTAATTTGAGTCTTTGAGGATATCGGCTAGGTTCATCAGGCGCTACAGGATCTACATAAAGGCTTAGTCCGTTATCGAGTGTAACGCTATTGTAGAAACCGACCTAGAGGTTTTCTTAATACTCTTTTTGAAAATGCGATGCCTCCGGCGGGCTACGCCTACGTCAAGCAATGGGCATCATTCACCGTGAATGCCTTTACTTTGGCAAGATTACAAAATTTCATCAACCAAGACAGTACCACCTTCATAAAAATCAATGCTGAGATGATAATCTACAAGTAGTGCAGTTCCCAGAAGAGGACGGCGACCCATCGCCAACACAATAACTTCTCGCTCCGCACCGTTCCACACAATCTTTATTGCATGAGCATTTGTTGTAGTCTTGGAGTTGTCGGCAAGATTTGCTTGAATTTTAGCTATATATGGCAAGCTAAGTTTTGCAACCAGATCAGGTGGTAAGGTAAGAAAACCTTCAAACCCCGTATCAATAACAAACTCAATTTCTACATGTGACTTGTCTTCTAAACGAACCAAAACACTCATTCGTGCTTGAAGCCCAACCACCGTCCCGTGTATCACTGTACCGTCCTGACTAATGAACCACCAACAGCATACACGGCATCATAACCAATTCTTTCTGCCCAAATTGCTGCATCAGGCTGTTTGGCTTGCAAAAGACGGCTTGTTACCAGCAAATCATCACCAATTTCATATTCACCTGTTTCAACATTGATGGAAATTAATTTGCCAATATTCTCTACTGTCTCAACTTGGGAACGGATATGTTTTTCGTAGAATTCTTTACCACGTTGGATAATTTCTTCGTCACTTAGTTTCGGATAAGACATATAGGCAAGCTTCCAAGTAAAGCATTTGATCGCCCTATTTATTATAGTGTGCAACTTATTGTTAAATGACAAGGAAACGAGCAGCGATGCCTGTCATCTCATATTCCCGGCTGTCTTTGCCATACTTCAATACCAGACCACTGACCAAGTAAACGAACAGACTTGTGTTCTGAACGAATGGACTTGTGTTCTGAACGAATGGACTTGTGTTCTGAACGAATGGACTTGTGTTCTGAACGAATGGACTTGTGTTCTGAACGAATGGACTTGTGTTCTGAACGAATGGACTTGTGTTCTGAACGAATGGACTTGTGTTCTGAACGAATGGACTTGTGTTCTGAACGAATGGACTCGTGTTCTGAACGAATGGACTCGTGTTCTGAACCAAAACTATAAAAGTTCTTCCAAGTGCTTTGATTATCGTAGACGAAACTGTGGCAGAAGCGATGTCTACGACGGGCTACGCGTACGCCATTAGTTACGGTAATGAGTTGCAAGTGATAATGGGGTCACTCCCCATTCTCAAACCACCAAGGGTCATTAGTATCGTTAGTTTTGATCAAAATAGCTTTTTTTCGCATGAACCGTTTCAGCGCCGCCGCACCCATGCGTGACCCTCCCAAACCGGAGATTTTGAAGGCGTTTTTCTCTCCCTCATGCATGATGGCAGTTAGTCCAGCATCGTTGATACTAATAGCACCTGCATCTATCTGTTGAGCAATTTCTAAGGCTTCGGCTTCCGAGGCAAACACAGCAGCACTTAATCCATAAATTGAGTCATTGGCTAAAGATACTGCTTCCTCTACTGTGGAAAAAGGCATCACTGGCATAATTGGGCCAAAAGTCTCTTCGGTCATCACTTTCATGGAATGATTAACCTGGGTAAGTACTGTGGGACGACACCACCAACCGCCACCTAAATCTTCTATTACGCCGCCGCAGTGAATTACTGCTCCCTTTTCCACTGCATCTACAAGATGATCGCTAATAATCGCTGCTTGTTTTTCGGCAATGATGGGGCCAATTTCTCCACTTTCGACTGTGGGGTAGGCTAGTTGAAGGCGATGTGCTTTTGCTACTAATTGATGATAAAACTTTTCAAATATAGAGTCAGCAACATAAATTCGCTCAATTGATAAGCACGACTGTCCGGTGTTGACGACGGAACCCCACAATATTGCTGAGGTTGCTAATTCTAAATTGGCTGATTCTAAAACGATCGCAGGGTCTTTTCCTCCTAATTCCAAAAAAGCTGGAATAAACTGTTTAGCAGCCGCTTGTGCAACTTTTCTTCCTGTGGCTACACTGCCTGTAAAACAAACTAAATCTACATTTTCAATCAAAGCAGATCCAGTTTCGCCTGCTCCTTCCACAAAAGTTAAAACATCGCGCAATTCAGAAACGGCGTTGAGTGCTGTTTTGAGTGGTGCTACAAAGCGGGGAGCGATTTCACTGGGTTTAACAATCACAGCACAACCCGCCAACAATGCCGGAATGGTATCAATAGTAGACAGTAAAAGTGGAAAATTCCACGGGCTAATTACCCCAACTAGCGGATAAGGAACCGATGTTTGTTGCAAGGCAATAAAGGGAATGGCTGTATTTTTTGCAGATTCTTGCAGCAATTCTGGTGCTAACCTACACCAGCGATCGATACTAGAGAGAAAGGAATCTATTTCTAGTATAGAAGTTGACAATCTTCCTGTATCATTTACCAAAGCTTCTGTAAGGCGATCGCGTCCAGATAATATCGCCTGTTTCCACTGCTGTAAGGCTTCAATTCTCCTCTCTAAACCCAACTGCTGCCAGCGAATTTGTGCCCTACGTGTGCGCTTACATTGCTGTACCACCAGCCTTGGAGGTGGCGGGATAATTACGTAGTCAAATTTGCCAGTTCGGGGATTGCGGACTTCTATTGTTTTTGTCATTTGTCATTTGTCATTGGTCATTTGTCATTTGTTATTGGTCAATAATTAATAGTTATTCTTCCCTTGCTTCCCCTACTCCCCACTCCCCACTCCTGAATTCAAATAATTTCCAGTTTTGCTAACCGCTCAATGGTGGCTTGCTGCGTTTGGAGGAAGTGTTTGCGGTCTACTTCTCCTTCCAGCATAGTATTAGCGGGGTAAAAGTGTGATTGGCGATAACTTTCGGCGTATAGTTCAAATCGCTGGCGTGAAAGTAAATTATTTAACCCCGGTCGGCGGCGATCGCGGCGCAATCCTGCTAAATCAATCTCGGCAAATGCTGCCATGCTTTCACCTGCACCTGTCTCCGCTACTACGATTCCGCGATGGTCAATGATTTTAGAACCACCATCAGCCGAAGCAATGGGTATAGCAATATTAGCGATACCTGCGGTATTAGCTGAAACTACATAAGCCATATTTTCGACGGCGCGAGTGATTTTTGCTGCATCTTTAGGGGTAAGATTTTTGTTGTATACTTCCGAAGTGGAATGGACAAAAATTTCTGCACCTCGCATCGCCAGACACCGCGCCACTTCTGGATACAAAATTTCTTCTGATGCTAAAGCTGCCAAATTACCGATCTCCGTTTTGGCTACGGGGAAAACTCCCTCTAAACCATAGCAGTCAAGATATTTATCCCAAACATCATGGGGTGTGGGAGCAAATAAAGAATTTAGCCGCCGATATCGTAAGACGATTGAGCCGGAGGGGTCAAGAATAAAACAGGTTTGAAAGTACAATCCGGGAAAGTTGGGGTCAACTTCGTAGGCGTTCCCAGCTAGAAAGATTTTATGCTTTTGGGCAATTTTACCAAGTGCCTCATACTCAGCACCAGCCATTTCTATACAAGCTTTTTCTGCCCAACCAGAGAGAGAATCTCCCATCGGGAA encodes the following:
- a CDS encoding type II toxin-antitoxin system VapB family antitoxin, whose translation is MADQPFIQVEASPTFNRNLRALAKKYRSIRNDIQPVIEQLEQGELPGDQIPGVGYTVFKLRVGNSDTQKGKSGGYRLIYYVKTATGIILLTIYDESLLNEALQLTNFTTQEELVNFALQELVRSRIDSSGTSHRKRNLFDLAGQIQLVPDFDHKALRETRHAAD
- a CDS encoding nitrilase-related carbon-nitrogen hydrolase, which encodes MPINPESYRALALQVTCHAVNQATDCHEVRSLMQNSINRLAQQIAASIAFIGFDCRLIVLPEYFLTGFPMGDSLSGWAEKACIEMAGAEYEALGKIAQKHKIFLAGNAYEVDPNFPGLYFQTCFILDPSGSIVLRYRRLNSLFAPTPHDVWDKYLDCYGLEGVFPVAKTEIGNLAALASEEILYPEVARCLAMRGAEIFVHSTSEVYNKNLTPKDAAKITRAVENMAYVVSANTAGIANIAIPIASADGGSKIIDHRGIVVAETGAGESMAAFAEIDLAGLRRDRRRPGLNNLLSRQRFELYAESYRQSHFYPANTMLEGEVDRKHFLQTQQATIERLAKLEII
- a CDS encoding N-6 DNA methylase; amino-acid sequence: MNLADILKDSNYKLSQFTAAEIEQLEQSITPKATKSGEVPYIVCLVRQKAIKLTPEEAIRQLYLQVLTQRLHYPLSRIQVEYGVNFGREVKRADIVVMDKDRPNTVYMLVELKKPKLKDGKDQLRSYCNATGAPIAIWTNGDQISYYQRKDPNYFEDIPSLPNANQTLADILQIKFTLEDLIANDKLLKENKSLKTLIEEMEDEVLANAGVDVFEELFKLIFTKLYDEWYSGQGNRRKTRSLEFRNTGQTEAALKTKIQDLFDKAKQKWQGVFSEGAKISLTPSHLSVCVSSLENVKLFNSNLDVIDEAFEYLINQSSKGDKGQYFTPRYVIDMCVKMLNPQEYEYMIDTAAGSSGFPVHTMFHVWKQIMRDQGRETSHLFTAESKPPECDEYVKEKVFSIDFDEKAVRVARTLNLIAGDGEQNVLHLNTLDYELWDEITKEEDWDDTYNRAFSRLKKLRTDKSSYQRFQFDVLMANPPFAGDIKEPRMIARYDLAKKPDGKWQSKVGRDILFIERNLDFLKPGGRMAIVLPQGRFNNSSDKNIRDFIAERCRILAVVGLHGNTFKPHTGTKTSVLFVQKWNDDPKAGALCPRQDDYNIFFATMRKSGKDNSGEKMWRKISSSTSPPDDELGELMPPSPMQRVVGVEGNFLQDVHGHLVVDHDLYNHEGLTEDGIAEAFIEFAKKEKLSFFESSPSVAPFDAVRYQQLMDGLEAIEVLLGETLENKDFRIDSEFHKRPPIQNPNYSYVDVAETVTFVQYGISIEMNEEGEGTKIYRMNEIHNMLCDTDVSKFADISSVDIEAFKLKDRDILFNRTNSFEFVGRTGIFRSLSDENLVFASYLIRVRTDESKILPEYLVAFLNSSLGIWDIKRRARISINQSNVNAQELAAVKIPLLNPEFQSGLKKLFEQAHYDRLKAKEIYQQAEDLLLSELGLNDWQPTEETFAIKSFAESFLSSSRLDAEYYQPKFDQLIERLEEKVELTPLGDLLTLNQRGKQPQYIENEDEHELGLLVVNSKHVREGEVILTDNRYAYLPENDNPLTIKTDDVLINGTGIGTIGRCAPYLYEQQALPDNHVTILRTDLLDPVYMSIYLNSIIGKLFVEKHFKGSSGQIELYPNEIAQFQVWDAPDSVQQKIRSKVEVSHQKREQSKQLLEIAKTGVERAIETDEATATAWINQQLEALGINLSNSN
- a CDS encoding clan AA aspartic protease — its product is MIHGTVVGLQARMSVLVRLEDKSHVEIEFVIDTGFEGFLTLPPDLVAKLSLPYIAKIQANLADNSKTTTNAHAIKIVWNGAEREVIVLAMGRRPLLGTALLVDYHLSIDFYEGGTVLVDEIL
- a CDS encoding aldehyde dehydrogenase family protein gives rise to the protein MTKTIEVRNPRTGKFDYVIIPPPPRLVVQQCKRTRRAQIRWQQLGLERRIEALQQWKQAILSGRDRLTEALVNDTGRLSTSILEIDSFLSSIDRWCRLAPELLQESAKNTAIPFIALQQTSVPYPLVGVISPWNFPLLLSTIDTIPALLAGCAVIVKPSEIAPRFVAPLKTALNAVSELRDVLTFVEGAGETGSALIENVDLVCFTGSVATGRKVAQAAAKQFIPAFLELGGKDPAIVLESANLELATSAILWGSVVNTGQSCLSIERIYVADSIFEKFYHQLVAKAHRLQLAYPTVESGEIGPIIAEKQAAIISDHLVDAVEKGAVIHCGGVIEDLGGGWWCRPTVLTQVNHSMKVMTEETFGPIMPVMPFSTVEEAVSLANDSIYGLSAAVFASEAEALEIAQQIDAGAISINDAGLTAIMHEGEKNAFKISGLGGSRMGAAALKRFMRKKAILIKTNDTNDPWWFENGE
- a CDS encoding type II toxin-antitoxin system RelN family antitoxin yields the protein MKAVKVMATINEQGQIILDHPLITDKNSRVEVIILIPEEEVLDNQSQAEVLADFRQAWHEAMTGQTIPVAQLWEGLENG